In Anaerolineales bacterium, the following proteins share a genomic window:
- a CDS encoding helix-turn-helix transcriptional regulator — translation METLEFPAWLEQKYIEWQSARGKRATLAQFADHLGLSAPLLSHYLNGIRKPTRENTRKLAQRLGPEVYDILGLQHPDPKLRFITRNWSQLTAEQQQQLLAAAEKLLKAGNEESASRTGRPKKTDR, via the coding sequence ATGGAGACGCTGGAATTCCCGGCTTGGTTGGAGCAAAAATACATTGAGTGGCAAAGTGCGCGCGGCAAGCGTGCTACCCTGGCCCAGTTTGCTGACCATCTAGGCCTCTCGGCGCCGCTGCTCAGCCACTACCTCAACGGCATTCGCAAGCCCACTCGCGAAAACACCCGCAAGCTCGCCCAGCGCTTAGGCCCAGAAGTTTACGATATACTGGGCCTTCAGCATCCTGACCCTAAGCTGCGTTTTATCACGCGCAACTGGAGCCAGTTGACAGCTGAACAACAGCAACAGCTTCTGGCCGCGGCCGAGAAGCTGCTGAAGGCGGGAAATGAAGAATCAGCCTCACGTACAGGTCGGCCTAAGAAAACTGACAGATAG
- a CDS encoding DUF2029 domain-containing protein, giving the protein MKKSTLLALVLVNLAILAGIATFSAASIVPQRQNRFDFYPHWVAGRAVWAGETPYQPAVTERIQRGMFGTRLPAGTDQHRLVYPAYASLLLGPLVALPANLAIPIWMALQLWAFLVTPLVWLAILRVRPSPLRLAYLLVGLVLVFRYPMIVFVIGQFTGTLLLLLSLGIYLLTRNKDAWAGLAFALATVPPSLSGPLALVLLGAVALRGRWRGLASFLGSLALLTLASSLRIGWWLPDFLTAVGNYSGYSSLVWPPSLLGAPWAAWGFTVLVAGWLLHWLRAYLRAPGSHFVGFSLAALLAALLLLPQTGTYTLSLLIVVLFALSLQPHPHRPQDALLLGLMLSPWLFYRLGDTPLQLLVLPLLCLLLFQWNGAPTQDGVVDG; this is encoded by the coding sequence GTGAAGAAATCCACCCTCTTGGCGCTGGTGCTAGTTAACCTGGCCATCCTGGCCGGGATTGCCACGTTCAGCGCCGCTAGCATCGTGCCACAACGGCAAAACCGCTTCGATTTCTACCCGCACTGGGTAGCGGGCCGGGCGGTGTGGGCCGGCGAAACCCCCTACCAGCCCGCCGTCACCGAGCGCATCCAGCGCGGCATGTTCGGCACGCGATTGCCCGCCGGCACCGACCAGCACCGCTTGGTCTACCCTGCTTACGCAAGCCTGCTGCTGGGGCCGCTGGTGGCGCTGCCTGCCAACCTAGCCATCCCGATATGGATGGCCTTGCAGTTGTGGGCTTTCTTGGTGACGCCGCTGGTCTGGCTGGCCATCTTACGGGTGCGCCCTTCGCCGCTGCGCCTGGCCTATTTGCTGGTCGGGCTGGTGCTGGTCTTCCGCTATCCAATGATCGTGTTTGTCATCGGTCAATTCACCGGCACACTACTGCTCTTGCTCTCACTGGGCATCTACTTGCTGACCCGGAACAAAGACGCCTGGGCCGGGTTGGCCTTCGCTCTTGCCACCGTGCCACCTTCGCTCTCCGGCCCGCTGGCGCTGGTACTGCTCGGCGCGGTGGCCCTGCGCGGGCGCTGGCGCGGCCTGGCCAGCTTCCTGGGCAGCCTGGCGCTGCTCACGCTGGCCAGCAGCCTGCGCATCGGCTGGTGGCTGCCTGATTTCCTCACCGCGGTGGGCAATTACTCTGGGTATAGCAGCCTGGTATGGCCACCCAGTTTGCTCGGCGCCCCCTGGGCCGCCTGGGGCTTCACTGTGCTGGTGGCCGGCTGGCTGCTGCATTGGCTGCGCGCCTATTTGCGCGCCCCAGGCTCCCATTTTGTGGGGTTTAGCCTGGCGGCCCTGCTGGCTGCGCTGTTGTTGCTGCCGCAAACCGGAACCTATACATTGAGTCTATTAATCGTGGTGTTATTTGCTTTATCATTGCAGCCACACCCGCACCGGCCGCAAGACGCTTTGCTGCTTGGCCTCATGCTCAGCCCCTGGCTGTTCTATCGCCTGGGCGATACGCCCTTGCAACTGCTGGTGCTACCACTGCTATGCCTGCTGCTCTTCCAATGGAACGGGGCACCTACGCAGGACGGAGTTGTTGATGGATAA
- a CDS encoding PAS domain-containing protein, with translation MDKNKITLQDYAFFNRLLEGCQIVSRDFRYLFLNEVILEHGKRPWEELLGKTMMEVYPGIENTEMFAKLKEVMETGMPERMLNHFTYPDGSEAWFDLNILPWPDGALILSLDISAQKRLEQIEGTQR, from the coding sequence ATGGATAAAAACAAGATCACCCTACAAGACTACGCCTTTTTCAACCGCCTGTTGGAAGGCTGCCAGATCGTCAGCCGCGATTTTCGCTATTTGTTCCTTAACGAAGTGATCCTCGAGCACGGCAAACGCCCCTGGGAAGAGCTGCTCGGCAAAACGATGATGGAGGTCTACCCCGGCATCGAGAATACCGAGATGTTTGCCAAGCTCAAAGAGGTGATGGAGACCGGCATGCCCGAGCGCATGCTCAATCACTTCACCTACCCGGATGGCAGCGAAGCCTGGTTCGATCTCAACATCCTGCCCTGGCCGGATGGCGCCCTGATCCTCTCGCTGGACATCAGCGCCCAAAAACGCCTGGAACAGATCGAGGGCACCCAACGTTAG